GACGTTCGGCCAGTTTCTTCTTGAACTGTTCGCGAAGGGTTGCGTCCAGTTTCCTCCACTCTTTCAAAGCTAGCTCGTGGAAGCGCAGCTTATAGCTCATTGATGTCCACTTCCACGAAAGGTCCGTCCGAGCGCTCCTGGACCAACCGTGCGTCCTCAAGATCCTCCAGGCGCTCAAGAAGTTGCTCGTAATGCGAAGCGGAGAGCAGATAGGCCTCCGGCCTGTTGTGGTTGAGTACCGCCACAGGATCATCCGATGCCTGGCTCAGGACCGAGCTGAAATTTCGTTTAAGCTCTGTGACGCTCACCGTCTTGTTCGCATAAATGGTTTGCATGCTAGGCTCACTTTTTGGTGCTTTATATAGCACTATAAATAGGGCCTTAAAAAGTCGGCGTCAAGAGGAGCAAGGGGAGCACTTACGGATTCAAGGCAGGCAGATATGGTACGAATCAGCGGGGAAGATGCAGAAGTCGCTGGAATCGTATCTCAGCACTACAATCGGGAGCGCCCGCATAAGGCCGAGGCATAAACGGAAGGACGCCCTACACGGCCTTCCTTGAAGGCCTTCTTAAAGACAGCGGAGCGCTACCCGACGAGACGAACGAGGCAGCCTAAGCGTTGCCCCGCTAGGGCGGCGGTGTCAGGTAACAACCATCACTGTACATATATTGTAAAAACTATTCCGAAAGTTATGTGTTAACGACCAATGACACGCTTCCGCCAATCGACAAATTCAAATTCATCGTCCCACATGCATATACCGCCTA
This portion of the Desulfovibrio sp. genome encodes:
- a CDS encoding type II toxin-antitoxin system Phd/YefM family antitoxin; this encodes MQTIYANKTVSVTELKRNFSSVLSQASDDPVAVLNHNRPEAYLLSASHYEQLLERLEDLEDARLVQERSDGPFVEVDINEL